From Rutidosis leptorrhynchoides isolate AG116_Rl617_1_P2 chromosome 3, CSIRO_AGI_Rlap_v1, whole genome shotgun sequence, a single genomic window includes:
- the LOC139898804 gene encoding purine permease 1-like codes for MIFILFCQYRFQYLIQLKTIPKTKPLLLQLTMMNKVSPKTKNTLLILSCILLSIGNCGGPLITRLYFIHGGNRVWLSSSLETAGWPVFILVLIILYLHRRVTNIDHTKPTKLIYMRPRLFFAVTFIGLITGLDDYLYAYGVARLPISTSALILAPHLAFVAFFAYLLVKQKFTPYSINAVVLLTVGAGVLALHTSSDRPNGESKKEYMLGFVMTVAAALLYGFVLPLIELTYKKANQEITYTLVVEIQVIMCLFATIFCMVGMAFNNDFEVIPREAKEFELGQTKYYAILCSSALIWQCFFLGAIGVIFCASSLLSGIIIAVLLPVTEVLAVVFYKEKFQVEKGVALVLSLWGFTSYFYGEYIYAKKAINGCQSSQQSAELTQDSYSSV; via the exons ATGATATTTATTTTATTCTGTCAATATAGATTCCAATATTTGATACAACTGAAAACCATACCTAAAACAAAACCACTACTGCTACAATTAACTATGATGAACAAAGTTAGCCCCAAAACAAAAAACACACTCTTGATCCTAAGTTGCATCCTATTATCCATCGGAAACTGCGGCGGCCCATTAATAACGCGGCTCTACTTCATCCACGGTGGCAATCGCGTATGGCTATCCTCGTCCCTCGAAACTGCAGGTTGGCCCGTATTCATCCTCGTCCTCATAATTCTCTACCTCCATCGTCGCGTAACTAACATTGATCACACTAAACCTACGAAACTCATCTACATGAGGCCACGTTTATTCTTCGCAGTCACTTTCATTGGCCTCATAACCGGTTTAGACGATTATCTCTACGCTTATGGTGTTGCTCGTCTTCCCATTTCCACGTCAGCATTAATTCTGGCCCCACATCTTGCTTTTGTAGCGTTCTTTGCGTACTTACTTGTGAAACAAAAGTTTACACCTTATTCAATAAACGCGGTGGTTTTATTGACTGTTGGGGCGGGGGTATTGGCGTTGCACACGAGTAGTGATCGGCCGAATGGAGAGAGTAAAAAGGAGTACATGCTAGGGTTTGTTATGACGGTTGCGGCTGCTTTGTTGTACGGATTTGTGTTACCGTTGATTGAGTTAACGTATAAGAAGGCGAATCAAGAGATAACGTATACATTGGTGGTGGAGATACAAGTTATTATGTGTTTGTTTGCTACCATATTTTGTATGGTGGGAATGGCCTTCAATAACGACTTCGAG GTGATTCCAAGGGAGGCAAAAGAATTTGAGCTAGGCCAGACGAAATATTACGCAATCTTGTGTAGTAGTGCTTTAATTTGGCAATGCTTCTTCTTGGGAGCAATAGGAGTGATTTTTTGTGCATCGTCGTTGTTGTCAGGGATTATAATCGCGGTTCTCCTTCCGGTAACAGAGGTATTAGCTGTCGTTTTCTATAAAGAGAAGTTTCAAGTCGAAAAAGGTGTTGCGCTCGTTCTGTCTCTATGGGGATTCACTTCTTACTTCTATGGAGAATATATATATGCGAAAAAAGCGATCAATGGGTGTCAATCTTCACAACAATCAGCAGAGTTGACTCAAGATAGTTACTCATCAGTATAA